In Aegilops tauschii subsp. strangulata cultivar AL8/78 chromosome 3, Aet v6.0, whole genome shotgun sequence, one genomic interval encodes:
- the LOC109752380 gene encoding exocyst complex component SEC15B, protein MRRKLAGDAPASASAGGGSAPSEADLAQLSTAISAGEDLGPFVRRAFACGRPEPLLSSLRAVARDRESEIEELCRAHFHDFIRAVDDLRSLLADAEVLKGSLSASHSALLSSSAPLLASLESFLAARALAGNLSSALASSHRCVRLLALAARANDHLQAGNHSLYLALRAVDAIDLNLASRPDPLPLPALRRMLLSLVPAVRVHAEREISREFADWMVSIRAASRHLGQVAIGRSAAARQRQEELRSKHRPLEESITLDDDGAGDLDDFAAATATSDGSDGAAAASFDLTQLYRAMHIHQTLALGERFKKYYLENRKLQLTSDFDVIAATPFLESHQVFFAQIAGFFIVEDRVFRTGGGLTSRVDVDALWEAALGKMISVLEDNFSRMQTANHLLLITDYAALLAATMRRYSYPVGMLLDVLAKHRDKYHDLLLADCRRQVAEALAADKFDQMLMRKEYEYSMNVLAFGIQSSDITPAFPYVAPFSCTVPDICRIVRSFIEDSVSFMAHGGGGDTYAAVKKYLGRILSEVVNASIQKLVDSGSGLSVSQAMQVAANMSIMERACEFFTRHAAQLCGVPLRAVERGRRDFPLRKSRDAAEALLLRLLCSKVDEFMRQSDGVNWIADDPPAGGNEYANEVTIYLETLTSTAQQILPLPVLRRVLVAVLVHISERIIALFLNDSVKRFSASAVIGIDTDLKMFESFAENMSSLFLDSHQDSAASEMKSALVEPRQLVNLLMSNSPENFLNPVIREKSYNKLDYKKVAIISEKFRDTSESYFSTFGTRGARQNPKKKSLDTLIKRLREAS, encoded by the coding sequence ATGCGGCGCAAGCTCGCCGGCGACGCGCCAGCGTCGGCTTCGGCCGGCGGCGGCTCAGCCCCGTCCGAAGCAGACCTGGCGCAGCTCTCCACCGCCATCTCGGCGGGGGAGGACCTGGGCCCGTTTGTCCGGCGTGCGTTCGCCTGCGGGCGGCCGGAGCCGCTTCTATCCTCGCTCCGCGCCGTCGCGCGGGACCGCGAGTCCGAGATCGAGGAGCTCTGTCGCGCGCACTTCCACGACTTCATCCGCGCCGTCGACGACCTCCGCTCTCTTCTCGCCGACGCCGAGGTGCTCAAGGGCTCCCTCTCCGCCTCCCACTCCGCACTCCTGTCATCTTCAGCGCCGCTGCTTGCCTCGCTCGAGTCGTTCCTTGCCGCGCGAGCTCTCGCCGGGAACCTCTCATCCGCTCTCGCCTCCTCCCACCGCTGCGTCCGCCTGCTCGCGCTCGCCGCTCGGGCTAATGACCACCTCCAGGCCGGCAACCACAGTCTCTACCTCGCCCTCCGCGCCGTCGATGCCATTGATCTCAACCTTGCCTCTCGCCCCGACCCGCTGCCTCTTCCTGCCCTTCGCCGCATGCTGCTCAGCCTCGTACCCGCGGTGCGCGTCCACGCTGAGCGCGAGATCTCCAGGGAGTTCGCCGACTGGATGGTCAGCATCCGGGCTGCTTCGCGGCACCTTGGACAAGTGGCCATTGGCCGCTCAGCTGCCGCTAGGCAGCGCCAGGAGGAGCTCCGCTCCAAGCACCGCCCGCTGGAGGAGTCGATCACCCTGGACGATGACGGAGCTGGTGACCTCGACGACTTTGCTGCAGCCACGGCGACGTCTGATGGGTCGGATGGTGCCGCTGCAGCATCGTTTGACCTCACACAGCTCTACCGTGCCATGCACATACACCAGACACTGGCGCTTGGGGAGCGATTCAAGAAGTACTACCTGGAGAACAGGAAGCTCCAGCTAACATCCGACTTCGATGTGATTGCGGCAACACCATTCCTCGAGTCTCATCAGGTGTTCTTCGCGCAGATTGCTGGATTTTTTATTGTCGAGGACCGTGTGTTTCGAACAGGGGGTGGACTTACATCCCGGGTGGATGTAGATGCATTGTGGGAGGCTGCACTAGGAAAGATGATCTCCGTGCTGGAAGATAACTTCTCCAGGATGCAGACAGCAAACCATCTGCTTCTCATAACTGATTATGCTGCCTTGCTTGCTGCCACAATGAGGAGATATAGTTATCCAGTTGGGATGCTACTCGACGTGCTGGCTAAGCATCGGGACAAGTACCATGACTTGCTGCTTGCTGATTGCCGGAGACAGGTGGCAGAGGCACTGGCTGCAGATAAGTTTGATCAGATGCTCATGAGGAAGGAGTATGAGTATTCAATGAATGTGCTTGCTTTTGGGATTCAGAGCTCTGATATCACACCGGCATTCCCATATGTCGCGCCGTTTTCATGCACTGTGCCAGATATTTGTCGTATTGTGCGGTCATTCATTGAGGACTCGGTGAGCTTCATGGCGCATGGGGGCGGTGGTGACACATATGCAGCGGTGAAGAAGTACCTTGGTCGGATACTCTCAGAGGTTGTGAATGCTTCGATACAGAAGCTTGTGGATTCAGGCAGTGGTCTCAGTGTCTCTCAGGCAATGCAGGTTGCTGCAAACATGTCCATAATGGAGCGTGCGTGTGAGTTTTTTACACGCCATGCAGCGCAATTGTGTGGTGTGCCTCTACGCGCAGTAGAGCGTGGGCGGCGTGACTTTCCACTTCGCAAGTCTCGTGATGCTGCAGAGGCGCTTCTGCTGCGGCTATTGTGTTCCAAGGTTGATGAATTCATGCGGCAATCTGATGGTGTCAACTGGATAGCTGATGACCCACCTGCTGGGGGCAATGAGTATGCCAATGAGGTCACTATCTATCTGGAGACTCTTACTTCAACTGCTCAACAGATCCTTCCGCTTCCAGTGCTCCGTCGTGTTCTTGTTGCAGTTCTTGTGCATATCTCTGAGAGGATTATTGCCCTATTCTTGAATGACTCAGTGAAGCGGTTTAGTGCTAGCGCGGTCATCGGTATAGATACTGATCTTAAAATGTTTGAGTCATTCGCAGAGAACATGTCGAGCCTGTTCCTGGACTCTCATCAGGATTCTGCAGCAAGTGAAATGAAGTCTGCACTGGTGGAGCCGAGGCAGCTGGTGAATCTTCTTATGAGCAACAGCCCAGAGAACTTCCTTAACCCAGTGATCCGTGAGAAGAGCTACAATAAGCTTGATTATAAAAAGGTGGCAATTATCTCGGAGAAGTTCAGGGATACCTCAGAGAGCTATTTCTCAACATTTGGAACTAGGGGTGCTAGGCAGAATCCAAAGAAGAAATCTCTGGATACCCTTATCAAGAGGCTTCGAGAAGCTAGCTAG